The genomic interval TGACCTCGTGCAGTCGCAGCCCGACCCGCGCGGCGAGATCCTCTTCTACGAGGAGCGGGCGCGGCGCGCGCTCGACCTCTACCGCAACTGCATCCTGCACTTCCTGGCCGCGCCGAGCTTCCTGGCCCGCCGCGCGCTGGCCGGCGGCAGCGTCGCGGAGCTGCGCGAGGACCTGCGCTTCTGGCTCGACCTGTTCCACCAGGAGCTCTTCACCCAGCGCGGCCTCGTGCTGGCAGCCCATGCCGAGGCCTTTCTCGACTACTTCGAGCGGCTCGGCGCGATCGAGCGCCACGAGGGTTCCGTGCGCGCCACCGAGAAGGGTCGGCCCTACCTGCGGCGCCTGGCCATGCAGACGCGCGGCCTGCTCGAGGCGTATGCCGCGGCCTTCGACTCGGCGCTCGCCGACCCCCAGCTCGGCACCAGCCGGCAGGTCGCGCGGCGCGCCGGCGAGGCCTTCGCGCGCAGCGAGCTCCTGGGCGAGGTGGCGGGCCGCGAGGCCGCCAACCCCGCCACCTTCAGCGCGGCCTACGACGCGCTCGCCCGGCGCGGGATCCTCGAGAAGGTGCGCGCCGAAGGGGCACGCGAGGCGCTCTACGCGCGCGGGCCGCGCTTCGAGGAGCTCGCCGGGCTCGCCGAACGTCTGGCGGGGGCCCTGCGCGCCGGGTAGGTTCCCGGGCCGCCATGCCCGCGGACACCCCGCCCGCCGACGCGCTCGTCGCTGCTCTCGACTTCTCGAAGGGCAACGGCCTCGTCGTCGCGATCGCGCAGGACGCGAAGAGCGGCGAGATCCTGATGGTCGCCCACATGAACGAGCAGTCGCTGCGGGAGACGCTCGCGCGCGGCGAGGTCGTCTACTGGAGCCGCAGCCGGGGCCTCTGGCACAAGGGCGAGCAGAGCGGGAACGTGCAGCGGCTCGCCAGCGTGCGCGTCGACTGCGACGGCGACGCCGTGCTCCTGGAGGTCGAACAGGTGGGCCGCGCCGCCTGCCACACCGGCCAGCGAAGCTGCTTCTTCCGCCGCTGGGACGGCGCGCGCTGGGTGGAGGAGGGCGAGCAGGTCTTCGACCCCGCCGAGGTCTACGGGCGGTGAGCGCGGGAAAGCCCGCCAAGCGCGTCCTGCGCCTCGGGGTGCCGAAGGGCAGCCTCCAGGACACCACGGTGAAGCTCTTTGCGCACGCCGGCTACCGGATCGGCATCTCCTCGCGCTCCTACTACCCGACGATCGACGACCCCGAGCTCGAGTGCATCCTGATTCGCGCCCAGGAGATGGCCCGCTACGTCGAGCAGGGTGTCATGGACGCCGGCATCACGGGGCTCGACTGGGTGCTCGAGAACAAGGCCAAGGTGAAGGAGCTGGCGGACCTCCGGGCGCCGTGGCCCAACTACCGTCCGGTGCGCTGGGTGCTCGCCGTGAAGGAGGACTCGCGGACGAAGGGCGTCCGGGACCTCGAGGGCAAGCGCATCGCGACCGAGGCGGTGGGGCTCACCAAGGGCTACCTGCGGAAGCACGGGGTCTCGGCCGAGGTCGAGTTCTCGTGGGGCGCCACCGAGGTGAAGCCGCCCGTGCTGGCCGACGCGATCGTCGACGTCTCCGAGACCGGCTCGAGCCTGCGCGCCAACGACCTGCGCGTCGTCGACGTGGTGCTCGAGAGCACGCCGCGCTTCATCGCACACCCGGCGGCCGTGCTCGACCCGTGGAAGCGCGACAAGATGGAGCGCATGCTGCTCCTGCTGCGCGGCGCGATCGCGGCGATCGACCGCGTGGGCCTCATGATGAACGTGCCGCGCAGCCACCTGGCCAAGGTCCTGGAACAGCTCCCCGCGCTCGCCACGCCGACGATCTCGACGCTCGCCGACGAGCGTTGGGTCGCGCTCAACACGGTGATCGAGGAGCGCCTGGTGCGCGAGCTGCTGCCGAAGCTCAAGGAGAGCGGCGCCTCGGGCATCGTCGAGTACCCGCTCTCGAAGATCGTCGACTAGGCGCGATGGCGGGGCGCCTGCGTGCGCTCGCCGGCGCGCTGCCCGCCTGGGCGCAGGTGGGCTGGGAGGCGCTGGCGCCGCGCGCGGCCGGCGGCGCGGGGCGGCCGCGCATCGTGCAGGCGGTGGTGCGGGGGCCGGACGGGCTCCTGCTCTGCGAGCGCCGGGAGCTGCGCGGCTGGGAGCTGCCGGGCGGCGCCTGCCTCGACGGCGAGAGCGACGAGGACGCGCTGCGCCGCGAGCTGCGCGAAGAGACCGGGCTCGAGGTCGTGATCGAGCGCCACGTCGGGGACTACCGGCGCACCGGCTTCCGCGCCCACACCGCGTGCGTCTTCGCGTGCCGCGCCACGGGCGGCCTCCTGCGCCCGTGCCGCGAGATGCCGCGCGCCGAGTGGTTCGCCCCGGGCGCGCTCCCCGAAGGCATCTTCCCATGGTTCCGCGGTCCGCTCGAGGACGCGCTCCGCGAGCTCGCGGAGCCCGTCGAACGCCACGAGCACCAGGGGCTCGCGGCGATCCTGGCCGGCATGCGGATCGACCTCGCCGCCCGCCGCGGCGGGCGCTGACGCGCAGGACGGTCCCCGAAACCGCAACGGGCCCGGTCTCGCGACCGGGCCCGTCGGAAGGCGGCTCGAAGCTGGAATCGGGAATCGAGGCGCCGGGAAATCGTCTTGCCGCTAGCGGCGGCCCTCGCGCAACCCGCTGGCCTCCCACTCCTTGCTGAGCTGGCCGAGCTTGCGCTGGAACTCCTCGAAGGGCTCGTCGAAGGAGAGGATGATCTCGGTGGTGCGCGGGATCTCGTCGCCGTTGAGCAGCCCCCGGTAGCGGTTCAGGTTGGCGAGGATCGCCTCGGCGACCTTGAGCGCGCGCTTCTCGGTCTTGATCAGCGGGCTCTGCAGCGTGTAGACGTTGTTGCGGCCCCAGAGGCTCTCGTCGCGCACGATCCCGATCTCGCGGTAGACGCCATTGATCGGGTCGTAGTTGTACTCGACGCGGACCTCCTTGAAGACGTCCGAGTTGCCGGTGTAGAACCCGCGCTCCTTCTCGACCTTGCCGAGCTGCCGGCAGCGCGGGCAGTAGAAGGTGTCGCCGTGGTTCAGGAGGAAGACGCCCTTGGCGTAGTCCTCGCAGTCCGTGTTCTCGCAGTAGCCGACGCCGCGCTTCATGCTGGCCATCCCTGGTGTCGTCCTCGGATCGCCGCCCCTGCTCCGGCGGGGGGCCGGCCGGCGGGTTTCAGTGTTGGCGTTCCGGCCGCCCGCTCCACGGCGGGACGACCCTTCGACCTAGCAGCCCACGTGCCAAGCCCTCGCGCGCGAGCCATTGCCGATCCGGCGTGCGCGGATCGAAGCGACGTTGCACGGCCCCTGCCGGCACGCGAAGGCCTGCCCGCCGAACCCGTCGTGTGCGGAAGTGGGAAGCACGCCGGCCG from Deltaproteobacteria bacterium carries:
- the hisI gene encoding phosphoribosyl-AMP cyclohydrolase gives rise to the protein MPADTPPADALVAALDFSKGNGLVVAIAQDAKSGEILMVAHMNEQSLRETLARGEVVYWSRSRGLWHKGEQSGNVQRLASVRVDCDGDAVLLEVEQVGRAACHTGQRSCFFRRWDGARWVEEGEQVFDPAEVYGR
- the hisG gene encoding ATP phosphoribosyltransferase; this translates as MSAGKPAKRVLRLGVPKGSLQDTTVKLFAHAGYRIGISSRSYYPTIDDPELECILIRAQEMARYVEQGVMDAGITGLDWVLENKAKVKELADLRAPWPNYRPVRWVLAVKEDSRTKGVRDLEGKRIATEAVGLTKGYLRKHGVSAEVEFSWGATEVKPPVLADAIVDVSETGSSLRANDLRVVDVVLESTPRFIAHPAAVLDPWKRDKMERMLLLLRGAIAAIDRVGLMMNVPRSHLAKVLEQLPALATPTISTLADERWVALNTVIEERLVRELLPKLKESGASGIVEYPLSKIVD
- a CDS encoding NUDIX hydrolase; translated protein: MAGRLRALAGALPAWAQVGWEALAPRAAGGAGRPRIVQAVVRGPDGLLLCERRELRGWELPGGACLDGESDEDALRRELREETGLEVVIERHVGDYRRTGFRAHTACVFACRATGGLLRPCREMPRAEWFAPGALPEGIFPWFRGPLEDALRELAEPVERHEHQGLAAILAGMRIDLAARRGGR